The sequence TCAAATGATGGATCTAATCAACATTATTTTCTCTTATCTAGTACCTAGGGGGGATTAAAATGCACGATGTAAACAATTGGGTTTTGCTACTTGGTAATTTTGGTTTCCCTATTTTAATTGCTGTTTATCTACTTATTCGGTTTGAAAGAAAAAGAGAGCGTAAAATA is a genomic window of Shouchella clausii containing:
- a CDS encoding YvrJ family protein, which gives rise to MHDVNNWVLLLGNFGFPILIAVYLLIRFERKRERKISCVNNKY